In one Parabacteroides sp. FAFU027 genomic region, the following are encoded:
- a CDS encoding glycoside hydrolase: protein MNAQQVSTFKIDPTEKYQTIEHFGASDCWSMQAVGLWSEPKTKQIADWLFSLETGKNGQPKGIGLSMWRFNIGAGSTEQGNESQIGSPWMRTECFLQSDGSYNWEKQKGQRNFLKLAKERGVNKFLGFFNSPPVYFTQNGLATNTGRGGTFNLKPDCYDDFALFMSNVAEGLEKHDGIHLDYICPVNEPDGHWNWIGPKQEGTPATNREIAHLIKETSKQFASRGLSTQILLPESFDYNCIFRVHPLSGPARGNQVQTFFSGDSTDTYLGNLPNVPRRLVGHSYWTTTPLSDLKNIRRMMNDSLQKYKVGFWETEVCIMGNDIEIGGGGGYDRTMKTALYVARIIHHDLVYANAGSWQWWRAIGGDYKDGLLRMFTDRMNEEGDVVDSKLLWCLGNYSRFIRPGATRIGVHAYDKNGQEVADGATDQQGVMTSAYKNSDGTTVVVMINYANHPNKARLSVGKAKMDWKAYRTSDVAGEDLLPVGQFKNNQNIIFPARSITTFVSE, encoded by the coding sequence ATGAATGCGCAACAAGTCAGCACCTTTAAAATAGATCCGACGGAAAAGTACCAAACCATTGAGCATTTCGGGGCGTCCGATTGCTGGAGCATGCAAGCCGTCGGCTTATGGTCGGAACCAAAAACAAAGCAGATTGCCGACTGGCTGTTTAGCCTCGAAACCGGAAAGAACGGGCAGCCCAAAGGAATTGGCCTTTCGATGTGGCGATTCAATATCGGTGCCGGAAGCACAGAGCAGGGAAACGAAAGCCAGATTGGCTCGCCCTGGATGCGGACAGAATGTTTTCTGCAATCTGACGGTTCTTATAACTGGGAGAAGCAGAAAGGACAGCGCAATTTCCTGAAATTGGCGAAGGAGCGTGGTGTCAATAAGTTTCTCGGATTTTTTAATTCACCTCCTGTCTATTTTACCCAAAACGGACTGGCAACCAATACCGGTAGGGGAGGAACATTCAACCTTAAACCGGATTGCTACGATGATTTTGCCCTTTTTATGTCGAATGTGGCTGAAGGTTTGGAGAAGCACGATGGCATTCATCTCGATTACATTTGTCCGGTGAATGAACCCGACGGACATTGGAACTGGATTGGTCCGAAACAGGAAGGAACACCGGCTACAAACCGTGAAATCGCTCACCTGATAAAAGAGACCAGTAAGCAGTTTGCTTCAAGAGGATTGTCAACTCAGATTCTTTTACCCGAATCATTTGATTATAATTGTATCTTCCGCGTTCATCCGTTAAGTGGGCCGGCAAGAGGAAATCAGGTGCAGACCTTTTTCTCCGGTGACAGCACCGATACCTATCTCGGTAATCTTCCGAATGTTCCCCGTAGATTGGTGGGACATAGCTACTGGACGACGACACCGCTCTCTGATTTGAAAAATATCCGCCGGATGATGAATGATTCCCTACAGAAATATAAAGTCGGATTTTGGGAAACGGAAGTCTGCATTATGGGAAATGATATCGAAATCGGTGGAGGAGGCGGCTATGACCGCACGATGAAAACGGCGCTTTACGTTGCCCGGATTATTCATCATGACCTTGTGTATGCCAATGCTGGCAGTTGGCAGTGGTGGAGGGCTATCGGCGGCGATTACAAGGATGGACTGCTCAGAATGTTTACCGACCGGATGAATGAAGAAGGTGATGTGGTTGATTCCAAGCTGCTTTGGTGTCTGGGAAATTACAGCCGGTTTATTCGTCCGGGAGCAACAAGAATTGGAGTACATGCGTATGATAAAAACGGGCAGGAAGTTGCTGACGGTGCCACTGATCAACAGGGCGTTATGACTTCGGCTTACAAAAACAGTGATGGTACGACCGTTGTCGTGATGATCAATTACGCAAATCATCCTAACAAAGCCAGATTATCGGTCGGTAAAGCAAAAATGGATTGGAAAGCGTATAGAACTTCAGATGTTGCAGGAGAAGATCTCCTTCCGGTCGGACAATTCAAAAACAATCAGAATATAATATTCCCTGCCCGATCAATAACAACATTTGTGTCAGAGTAA